One Bradyrhizobium manausense DNA segment encodes these proteins:
- the tkt gene encoding transketolase, whose amino-acid sequence MNISVHADADLTAVAHCDLANAVRFLAVDAIETSQSGHPGLPMGMADVATVLFSRFLKFDSAHPNWPDRDRFVLSAGHGSMLLYALLHLTGGDVSLDDIKAFRQWGSKTPGHPEYGHTPGVETTTGPLGQGIATAVGMALAERMANARHGDGLVDHFTYVISGDGCLMEGISQEAISLAGHLGLGRLIVLFDDNGISIDGPTSLATSDDQLARFAASGWSVRRVDGHDPEAVAQAIAEERETARPSLIACRTIIGYGAPDRQGTEKAHGAPLGSEQAALARRTLGWDYQPFVVPMPVAKAWRMIGQRGQVERLAWLDRYECATPEQRDLFIEGKAVALPNAYAQASAKLRERFAAERPKLATRQASQQVLDGIAGTIPGFVGGSADLTHSNLTHAKAQVAVKRDAFAGDYIHYGIREHGMAAAMNGLALHGGFIPYGGTFLAFSDYSRPAIRLAALMRLRVIHVMTHDSIGLGEDGPTHQPVEHLAALRVIPNLLVFRPADAVETLEAWECALEAENRPSVLCLSRQALPTFRSDVRGRNRVARGAYVIVSPDGGRDVTLMATGSEVSIALEAARLLATEHVRAAVVSAPCFALFDEQPDDYRAAVLGSAPRVGIEAAVAGDWHRWIGTEGEFVGMRGFGASAPAPVLYREFGITPQGVAEAARRAVARARKP is encoded by the coding sequence ATGAACATCTCGGTTCACGCCGATGCCGATCTCACGGCCGTCGCACATTGCGATCTCGCCAACGCTGTCCGCTTTCTTGCGGTCGACGCCATCGAGACCTCGCAGTCCGGTCATCCCGGCCTGCCCATGGGCATGGCCGACGTCGCGACCGTCCTGTTCTCGCGCTTTCTCAAATTCGACTCGGCGCATCCGAACTGGCCGGACCGCGACCGTTTTGTTCTTTCGGCAGGCCACGGCTCGATGCTGCTCTATGCGCTGCTGCACCTGACCGGCGGTGACGTCAGCCTCGACGACATCAAGGCCTTCAGGCAATGGGGCTCGAAGACGCCGGGCCACCCTGAATATGGCCACACGCCTGGCGTTGAGACCACGACGGGTCCGCTGGGGCAGGGGATCGCCACCGCGGTCGGCATGGCGCTCGCCGAGCGCATGGCCAATGCGCGGCACGGTGATGGCCTCGTCGATCACTTCACCTACGTGATATCAGGCGACGGCTGCCTGATGGAGGGGATCAGCCAGGAGGCGATCTCGCTCGCCGGCCATCTTGGGCTCGGCCGCCTGATCGTGCTGTTCGACGACAACGGCATCTCGATCGACGGCCCGACCTCGCTCGCGACCTCGGACGATCAACTGGCGCGCTTCGCGGCGTCCGGCTGGTCGGTCCGCCGCGTCGACGGCCACGATCCCGAGGCGGTTGCGCAGGCGATTGCGGAGGAGCGCGAAACCGCAAGGCCGTCCCTGATCGCCTGCCGCACCATCATCGGCTACGGCGCGCCGGACCGGCAGGGCACCGAGAAGGCGCATGGCGCGCCGCTCGGCAGCGAGCAGGCGGCTTTGGCGCGGCGGACGCTCGGCTGGGACTATCAGCCATTCGTTGTGCCGATGCCCGTCGCGAAGGCGTGGCGGATGATCGGCCAGCGCGGCCAGGTCGAACGCCTCGCCTGGCTCGACCGCTACGAATGCGCGACGCCGGAGCAGCGTGATCTCTTCATTGAGGGCAAAGCCGTTGCCCTGCCGAACGCCTATGCCCAGGCCTCGGCGAAATTGCGTGAACGCTTTGCCGCCGAGCGCCCGAAGCTCGCGACGCGGCAGGCCTCACAGCAGGTGCTCGACGGCATCGCCGGGACGATACCCGGCTTCGTCGGCGGCTCCGCGGACCTGACCCATTCGAACCTGACGCATGCCAAGGCGCAGGTTGCGGTCAAACGCGACGCATTCGCCGGCGACTACATCCATTACGGCATTCGCGAGCACGGCATGGCTGCTGCGATGAACGGCCTGGCGCTTCATGGTGGCTTCATTCCCTACGGCGGCACCTTCCTGGCCTTCTCCGACTACAGCCGGCCGGCAATCCGCCTTGCGGCGTTGATGCGACTGCGTGTCATCCATGTGATGACTCACGACTCCATCGGGCTTGGCGAGGATGGGCCGACGCATCAGCCGGTCGAGCATCTCGCGGCGCTCCGCGTCATTCCGAACCTGCTGGTGTTCCGCCCCGCTGATGCGGTCGAAACCCTGGAGGCCTGGGAATGCGCACTCGAAGCGGAGAATCGTCCCTCCGTGCTTTGCCTGTCGCGCCAGGCGTTGCCGACCTTCCGCAGCGATGTTCGCGGCCGGAACCGGGTCGCGCGCGGCGCCTATGTCATCGTCTCGCCGGATGGTGGTCGCGACGTGACGCTGATGGCCACCGGCTCGGAAGTGTCGATTGCGCTCGAAGCTGCCCGCCTGCTTGCAACAGAGCATGTCCGCGCCGCTGTCGTGTCCGCGCCGTGCTTCGCCCTGTTCGACGAACAGCCGGATGACTATCGCGCCGCGGTTCTAGGCAGCGCGCCGCGTGTCGGCATCGAGGCGGCGGTCGCCGGCGACTGGCATCGCTGGATCGGCACGGAGGGTGAATTCGTCGGCATGCGGGGCTTCGGTGCTTCGGCGCCAGCGCCGGTGCTCTATCGCGAATTCGGCATCACGCCGCAAGGCGTTGCCGAAGCCGCCCGGCGGGCAGTCGCCCGCGCCCGCAAGCCTTAA
- the cbbX gene encoding CbbX protein, producing the protein MLDVPHTTTSEPGETHFDLRKEAEAAGITDTLQQLEQELIGLKPVKSRVRQIASLLLIERIRQRAGLASAPPTLHMSFTGNPGTGKTTVALRMAKILHGLGFVRRGQVISVTRDDLVGQYIGHTAPKTKEILKKAMGGVLFIDEAYYLHRPDNERDYGQEAIEILLQVMENQREDLVVILAGYGERMTSFFASNPGFRSRIAHHIEFPDYAEAELLVIAELMLRERGYCLSAAAREAFEKYIALRRTQPFFSNARSIRNAVDRIRLRQADRLVSDLDRMLDVADLETIDPIDVLASRVFSGGADARSVTP; encoded by the coding sequence ATGCTCGACGTTCCCCACACCACGACATCGGAGCCCGGCGAGACCCATTTCGATCTCCGCAAGGAGGCCGAGGCGGCCGGGATCACCGACACACTGCAACAGCTCGAGCAGGAGCTGATCGGCCTGAAGCCCGTCAAGAGCCGCGTGCGCCAGATCGCTTCGCTCCTGCTGATCGAGCGCATCCGCCAGCGTGCCGGTCTCGCATCAGCACCACCGACGTTGCACATGTCGTTCACCGGCAATCCCGGCACCGGCAAGACCACGGTGGCGCTGCGCATGGCGAAAATCCTGCACGGTCTCGGCTTTGTACGCCGAGGGCAGGTGATCTCGGTGACGCGCGACGATCTCGTCGGGCAATATATCGGCCACACCGCGCCGAAGACCAAGGAGATCCTGAAGAAGGCGATGGGTGGCGTGCTGTTCATCGACGAGGCCTATTACCTGCATCGGCCCGACAACGAGCGCGATTACGGCCAGGAGGCGATCGAAATCCTGCTCCAGGTGATGGAGAACCAGCGCGAAGATCTGGTCGTGATCCTGGCCGGCTATGGCGAGCGCATGACGAGCTTCTTCGCGTCCAATCCCGGCTTCCGCTCACGCATTGCCCACCACATCGAATTTCCCGATTATGCGGAAGCCGAGCTGCTGGTCATTGCGGAACTGATGCTGAGGGAACGCGGCTATTGCCTCTCGGCAGCTGCGCGCGAGGCGTTCGAGAAGTACATTGCGTTGCGCCGGACCCAGCCTTTCTTCTCCAACGCGCGCTCGATCCGCAACGCCGTCGACCGTATCCGCCTGCGGCAGGCCGACCGCCTGGTGTCGGACCTCGACCGCATGCTCGATGTTGCCGATCTCGAAACGATCGATCCCATCGACGTCCTGGCCAGCCGTGTCTTTAGCGGCGGGGCGGACGCGCGGAGTGTAACGCCATGA
- the rpe gene encoding ribulose-phosphate 3-epimerase, with protein sequence MTREILIAPSILAADFARLGEEIAAIDAAGADWIHCDVMDGHFVPNISFGADIIKAIRPVTKKIFDVHLMIAPVDSYLEAFAKAGADVITVHAEAGPHLDRSLQAIRALGKKAGVSLCPATPESAIEYVLDRLDLILVMTVNPGFGGQSFLESQLEKIARIRAIIGERPIRLEVDGGVTRDNAAAIAAAGADTLVAGSAVFRGNSSSAYAANIATIRFAAEAGRVPKPPDGSTRPMRAGERVLVR encoded by the coding sequence ATGACCAGGGAGATCCTTATTGCGCCTTCAATCCTGGCGGCCGACTTTGCACGTCTCGGCGAGGAAATCGCGGCGATCGATGCGGCTGGCGCCGATTGGATCCATTGCGACGTCATGGATGGCCACTTCGTGCCGAACATCAGTTTCGGCGCTGATATCATCAAAGCGATCCGTCCGGTTACAAAGAAGATCTTCGATGTGCATCTGATGATCGCGCCTGTCGATTCCTATCTGGAGGCGTTCGCGAAGGCGGGTGCCGACGTCATTACCGTTCATGCCGAAGCGGGGCCGCATCTGGATCGTTCACTTCAGGCGATCCGCGCGCTCGGCAAGAAAGCCGGCGTCAGCCTGTGCCCGGCGACGCCCGAGAGCGCGATCGAATATGTGCTCGATCGTCTGGATCTCATTCTGGTGATGACGGTCAATCCGGGCTTCGGCGGCCAGTCCTTTCTCGAATCGCAGCTGGAGAAGATCGCGCGGATCCGGGCCATCATCGGCGAGCGGCCGATCCGGCTCGAGGTCGATGGCGGCGTCACGCGCGACAATGCTGCCGCAATTGCCGCCGCCGGCGCCGATACGCTTGTCGCGGGTTCCGCCGTGTTCCGGGGCAACAGCAGTTCCGCTTATGCCGCGAATATCGCGACCATTCGTTTTGCTGCGGAAGCCGGGCGGGTTCCGAAACCGCCTGATGGTTCCACCAGGCCGATGCGTGCCGGGGAACGCGTGCTCGTCCGGTAG
- a CDS encoding ribulose bisphosphate carboxylase small subunit yields MKLTQGCFSFLPDLTDEQIYKQVQYCLANGWAVNIEFTEDPHPRSTYWEMWGLPMFDLQDAAGVMLELAECRRVYGDRYIRVSGFDSSHGWESVRISFIVNRPPQEAEFELVRQEVGGRAIRYTTVRKQPAHAST; encoded by the coding sequence ATGAAACTGACCCAGGGCTGCTTCTCGTTCCTGCCTGATCTGACCGACGAACAGATCTACAAGCAGGTGCAATATTGTCTCGCCAACGGCTGGGCGGTGAACATCGAGTTCACCGAGGATCCGCATCCCCGCAGCACCTATTGGGAGATGTGGGGCCTGCCGATGTTCGATCTCCAGGATGCCGCCGGCGTCATGTTGGAGCTCGCCGAATGTCGTCGGGTGTATGGCGACCGCTACATCCGGGTCAGCGGCTTCGACTCCAGCCATGGTTGGGAGTCTGTGCGGATCTCCTTCATCGTCAACCGTCCGCCGCAGGAGGCCGAGTTCGAGCTGGTGCGGCAGGAGGTCGGCGGCCGCGCGATCCGCTACACCACCGTACGCAAGCAGCCTGCGCACGCCTCAACCTAA
- a CDS encoding form I ribulose bisphosphate carboxylase large subunit, translated as MNAHAGTVRGKERYRSGTMEYARMGYWEPEYTPKDTDVIALFRVTPQEGVDPIEASAAVAGESSTATWTVVWTDRLTAAEKYRAKCYRVDPVPGTPGSYFAYIAYDLDLFEPGSIANLSASIIGNVFGFKPLKALRLEDMRFPVAYVKTFQGPATGIVVERERLDKFGRPLLGATVKPKLGLSGRNYGRVVYEALKGGLDFTKDDENINSQPFMHWRDRFLYCMEAVNRAQAASGEVKGTYLNVTAGTMEDMYERAEFAKELGSCIVMIDLVIGYTAIQSMAKWARRNDMILHLHRAGHSTYTRQKSHGVSFRVIAKWMRLAGVDHIHAGTVVGKLEGDPNTTRGYYDVCREEFNPTKLEHGIFFDQSWASLNKMMPVASGGIHAGQMHQLLDLLGEDVVLQFGGGTIGHPMGIGAGAIANRVALEAMILARNEGRDYVHEGPEILAKAAQTCTPLKSALEVWKDVTFNYQSTDTPDFVPTALETV; from the coding sequence ATGAATGCACATGCAGGAACGGTCCGCGGCAAGGAGCGCTATCGCTCGGGCACTATGGAATACGCGCGCATGGGCTATTGGGAGCCCGAATACACGCCGAAAGATACCGACGTCATCGCGCTGTTCCGCGTCACGCCGCAAGAAGGCGTCGATCCGATCGAGGCCTCCGCCGCCGTCGCCGGCGAATCCTCGACTGCGACCTGGACGGTGGTGTGGACCGATCGCCTGACCGCCGCCGAGAAATATCGCGCAAAGTGCTACCGCGTCGACCCGGTGCCGGGCACGCCGGGCTCGTATTTCGCCTACATTGCCTATGATCTCGACCTGTTCGAGCCAGGTTCGATTGCCAACCTGTCGGCCTCGATCATCGGCAACGTGTTCGGCTTCAAGCCGCTGAAGGCGCTGCGCCTGGAGGACATGCGCTTCCCGGTCGCCTACGTAAAGACGTTTCAGGGACCCGCGACCGGCATCGTGGTCGAGCGCGAGCGGCTCGACAAGTTCGGACGGCCGCTGCTCGGCGCAACGGTGAAGCCGAAGCTCGGTCTTTCCGGACGCAACTACGGTCGCGTGGTCTACGAGGCGCTGAAGGGCGGGCTCGACTTCACCAAGGACGACGAGAACATCAATTCGCAGCCCTTCATGCATTGGCGCGACCGCTTTCTCTATTGCATGGAGGCAGTGAACCGCGCGCAGGCCGCCTCGGGCGAAGTCAAGGGCACCTATCTGAACGTCACTGCGGGCACGATGGAGGATATGTACGAGCGCGCGGAGTTCGCGAAGGAACTCGGGTCGTGCATCGTCATGATCGACCTCGTGATCGGCTACACCGCGATCCAGTCGATGGCGAAATGGGCGCGGCGCAACGACATGATCCTGCATCTCCACCGCGCCGGTCACTCGACCTACACGCGGCAGAAGAGCCACGGCGTTTCGTTCCGCGTCATTGCCAAGTGGATGCGGCTTGCCGGCGTCGACCATATCCATGCCGGCACGGTTGTCGGCAAGCTCGAAGGCGATCCCAACACCACGCGCGGCTATTACGATGTCTGCCGCGAGGAGTTCAATCCGACCAAGCTCGAGCACGGCATCTTCTTCGACCAGTCCTGGGCGAGCCTGAACAAGATGATGCCGGTCGCCTCCGGCGGCATCCATGCCGGCCAGATGCACCAGCTGCTCGACCTGCTCGGCGAAGACGTCGTGCTGCAATTCGGCGGCGGCACCATCGGCCATCCCATGGGCATTGGAGCCGGCGCGATCGCGAACCGCGTGGCGCTGGAAGCCATGATCCTCGCCCGCAACGAGGGACGCGACTACGTCCACGAGGGACCGGAGATCCTGGCTAAGGCCGCGCAGACCTGCACGCCGCTGAAATCGGCGCTCGAGGTCTGGAAGGACGTCACCTTCAACTATCAATCCACCGACACGCCGGACTTCGTGCCGACGGCGCTCGAGACCGTCTAA
- the fba gene encoding class II fructose-bisphosphate aldolase (catalyzes the reversible aldol condensation of dihydroxyacetonephosphate and glyceraldehyde 3-phosphate in the Calvin cycle, glycolysis, and/or gluconeogenesis) has protein sequence MARITLRQLLDHAASHGYAVPAFNINNMEQGIAIMQAAAEVDAPVIIQASRGARSYAGDLMLSHMIDALERTYPDVPLCMHQDHGNDEATCASAIAHGFTSVMMDGSLKADAKTAADYDYNVAITRRVVDLAHWTGASVEGELGVLGSLEHGGGEQEDGHGVEGKVSHDQLLTDPDQAVDFVRATKVDALAIAMGTSHGAYKFSRKPDGDILAMRVVEEIHRRLPNTHLVMHGSSSVPQPLQDMFNQFGGEMPQTWGVPVEEIVRGIKSGVRKVNIDTDCRLAMTAVFRKVAAESRNEFDPRKFLKPAMDAMRELCRDRFEQFGTAGHASKIKVIPLSEMARRYRAGELDPRIGAREPVAA, from the coding sequence GTGGCCCGTATCACCCTTCGCCAACTGCTCGACCACGCCGCCAGCCACGGCTACGCGGTGCCGGCGTTCAACATCAACAACATGGAGCAGGGCATTGCGATCATGCAGGCGGCGGCCGAGGTCGACGCGCCCGTCATCATCCAGGCTTCGCGCGGTGCCCGCAGCTATGCCGGCGATCTCATGCTCTCGCACATGATCGACGCACTGGAGCGGACCTATCCCGACGTTCCGCTCTGCATGCACCAGGACCACGGCAATGACGAGGCGACCTGTGCCTCCGCCATCGCCCATGGCTTCACCTCGGTGATGATGGATGGCTCGCTCAAGGCCGACGCCAAGACGGCGGCTGACTACGATTACAACGTCGCGATCACGCGCCGCGTCGTCGATCTCGCGCATTGGACCGGCGCTTCCGTCGAAGGCGAGCTCGGCGTGCTCGGCTCGCTCGAGCATGGCGGCGGCGAGCAGGAGGATGGCCACGGCGTCGAAGGCAAGGTCAGCCACGACCAACTGCTGACCGACCCTGATCAGGCCGTCGACTTCGTCCGCGCCACCAAGGTCGATGCGCTCGCCATCGCGATGGGTACCTCGCACGGTGCCTACAAGTTCAGCCGCAAGCCTGACGGTGATATCCTGGCGATGCGGGTGGTCGAGGAGATCCACCGCCGGCTGCCGAATACGCATCTGGTGATGCACGGCTCGTCGTCGGTGCCGCAGCCGCTCCAGGACATGTTCAACCAGTTCGGCGGCGAGATGCCGCAGACCTGGGGCGTGCCGGTGGAGGAAATCGTCCGCGGCATCAAGAGCGGCGTGCGCAAGGTCAATATCGACACCGACTGCCGTCTCGCGATGACCGCGGTGTTCCGGAAGGTGGCTGCGGAAAGCCGCAATGAATTCGACCCGCGCAAATTCCTCAAGCCCGCGATGGATGCGATGCGTGAGCTCTGCCGCGACCGTTTCGAGCAGTTCGGCACCGCGGGCCACGCCAGCAAGATCAAGGTCATTCCCCTCAGCGAGATGGCGCGGCGCTACCGCGCCGGCGAGCTCGATCCGCGCATCGGCGCCCGCGAGCCGGTCGCAGCCTAA